One genomic region from Campylobacter sp. RM5004 encodes:
- a CDS encoding chemotaxis protein CheX, whose protein sequence is MLDTIDYSVKHFFKHILRSKLETTNSLDNAEYYGASICLGDNVKELSCYLIFKKESLQALASRLLGDDAKMSEDDYCDLCKEVANQIIGYAKRLLADAYDDYTISVPEYLGKVKDFKLGFTHEFFYKLEENTFCVGIIEKKK, encoded by the coding sequence ATGCTAGATACAATTGATTATTCAGTTAAACATTTTTTTAAACATATTTTAAGAAGTAAATTAGAAACTACAAATTCACTTGATAATGCAGAATATTATGGTGCTAGTATTTGTTTAGGTGATAATGTTAAGGAACTATCTTGCTATTTAATATTTAAAAAAGAAAGCTTACAAGCACTTGCTTCAAGACTGCTTGGCGATGATGCTAAGATGAGTGAAGATGATTATTGCGATTTATGTAAAGAAGTAGCAAACCAAATAATAGGATATGCTAAAAGACTTTTAGCTGATGCTTATGATGATTATACAATTAGTGTTCCTGAGTATTTAGGAAAAGTAAAAGATTTTAAACTTGGTTTTACTCATGAGTTTTTTTATAAACTTGAAGAAAACACATTTTGCGTTGGAATAATTGAGAAGAAAAAATAA
- the fliN gene encoding flagellar motor switch protein FliN, with the protein MQEIQEAPARTLNATYEELLDVSVDFISELGTTQLSVKEFLELGIGSVIDLEKPAGESVELYVNNRIFGKGEVMVYERNLAIRINEILSSKTVIQYFKKEL; encoded by the coding sequence ATGCAAGAAATACAAGAAGCTCCAGCAAGAACACTTAATGCAACTTATGAAGAATTGCTTGATGTTAGTGTTGATTTTATAAGCGAATTAGGCACTACTCAGCTTAGTGTTAAAGAATTTTTAGAGCTTGGAATAGGCTCTGTAATTGATTTAGAAAAACCTGCTGGAGAAAGCGTGGAACTTTATGTAAATAATAGGATTTTTGGTAAGGGCGAAGTAATGGTATATGAAAGAAATTTAGCAATACGTATAAATGAAATACTTAGCTCAAAAACCGTTATTCAATATTTTAAAAAAGAGTTGTGA
- a CDS encoding M23 family metallopeptidase, which yields MMRRNRKTKITLFFSIILIVFIAAFVAFSSTFERVAPTISIENNNNDTMYWNGRDKIILKAEDNLGLKNIKIEYSKDNNETKNILINKTINAKDFTAEIDLPKPKFNEKLDRYTLYIKANDKSLWNWFGGNTSEQTINVIVDNKKPQVSVIANSYNITQGGAASVVFYAQDDNLTDLYIEVNNRIFQVAPFVKDDYYIALIAWDLRDGNDFEARIVAKDKANNIIKERIPYYYSNKKYRVSNIEVGDNFIDGKIKDLYEANSDNSLNDRALIFDFVNAKLRSENEKIIHKITKVVSNELVNDFKLNAFLPLKNGMKVADFGDHRFYKYNGNQISESYHMGLDLASTKMAPITLSNDGKIVFAQDNGIYGLNLIIDHGLGLYTLYGHCTKKNVELGDIVNAKTTIANTGTSGLALGDHLHFGVLVQGVEVRPEEWMDSKWLNDNVFGIIKKAKEIINKK from the coding sequence TTGATGAGAAGAAATAGAAAAACTAAAATAACCTTATTTTTTTCTATAATTTTAATAGTTTTTATAGCTGCTTTTGTGGCATTTTCTAGCACATTTGAAAGAGTTGCACCTACTATAAGTATAGAAAACAATAATAACGATACTATGTATTGGAATGGAAGAGATAAAATTATCTTAAAAGCAGAAGATAATCTCGGACTTAAAAATATAAAAATTGAATACTCAAAAGACAATAATGAAACTAAAAATATATTAATAAATAAAACAATAAATGCAAAAGATTTTACAGCAGAAATAGACTTACCAAAACCAAAATTTAATGAAAAGCTTGATAGATATACACTTTATATAAAAGCAAATGATAAAAGTTTATGGAACTGGTTTGGCGGAAATACAAGCGAACAAACAATAAATGTAATAGTAGATAACAAAAAACCTCAAGTAAGTGTAATAGCAAACTCATACAATATCACTCAAGGCGGTGCAGCTAGCGTGGTATTTTACGCACAAGATGATAATTTAACTGATTTATATATTGAAGTTAATAATCGTATATTTCAAGTAGCACCTTTTGTAAAAGATGATTATTATATCGCTTTAATAGCTTGGGATTTAAGAGATGGAAACGATTTTGAAGCTAGAATTGTAGCAAAAGATAAAGCTAATAATATTATTAAAGAAAGAATACCTTATTATTATTCTAATAAAAAATATAGAGTTTCAAATATTGAAGTAGGAGATAATTTTATAGATGGCAAGATTAAAGATTTATATGAAGCTAATTCTGATAATTCTTTAAATGATAGAGCTTTAATATTTGATTTTGTAAATGCAAAATTAAGAAGTGAAAATGAAAAAATCATTCATAAAATTACAAAAGTAGTAAGCAATGAATTAGTAAATGATTTTAAACTAAATGCCTTTTTACCACTTAAAAATGGAATGAAAGTTGCAGATTTTGGAGATCATAGATTTTATAAATACAACGGAAATCAAATAAGCGAAAGCTATCACATGGGGCTTGATTTAGCAAGTACAAAAATGGCTCCTATAACATTAAGTAATGATGGTAAAATAGTATTTGCTCAAGATAATGGCATATATGGATTAAACCTAATAATAGATCATGGATTAGGACTTTATACTCTTTATGGACATTGCACTAAAAAAAATGTAGAATTGGGCGATATAGTAAATGCTAAAACTACAATTGCAAATACAGGAACAAGTGGTTTAGCATTAGGTGATCATCTTCATTTTGGGGTATTAGTTCAAGGTGTTGAAGTAAGACCTGAAGAGTGGATGGATTCAAAATGGCTAAATGATAATGTTTTTGGCATTATCAAAAAAGCTAAAGAAATTATAAACAAAAAATAA
- the lpxC gene encoding UDP-3-O-acyl-N-acetylglucosamine deacetylase, with protein MLQTTIAKEVTNIGIGLHKGSAIKITFSPLDANSGVVFHRTDINKYYEANYKNVINTKMATVIGDNDGYISTIEHLMSAVSSYGIDNLLISIDANEAPVLDGSAAGFCAMLDSAGIKQLDAKKQIIVVKKEVKVQAEDKFASLSPTTAPSYEFSIDFKHPAIQKQNYTYIANKQNFINEIASARTFGFLKDVEYLKSIGLALGGSLENAIVLDDNGILNPEGLRFSNEFVRHKILDAIGDLYMLGKATFANYKAHASSHDLNHKLTLELLNNPNAYEIVTLDSDTNKDLLKAFTLNF; from the coding sequence ATGTTACAAACTACAATAGCAAAAGAAGTAACAAATATAGGCATAGGACTACATAAAGGTAGTGCTATAAAAATTACCTTTAGCCCACTAGATGCAAATAGCGGTGTAGTATTTCATAGAACTGATATTAATAAATATTATGAAGCAAATTATAAAAATGTAATAAATACAAAAATGGCTACCGTTATAGGGGATAACGATGGCTATATATCTACGATTGAGCATTTAATGAGTGCTGTTAGTTCTTATGGTATTGATAATTTATTAATTAGTATAGATGCAAACGAAGCACCTGTATTAGATGGCTCTGCAGCAGGTTTTTGTGCTATGTTAGATAGTGCAGGTATTAAGCAACTTGATGCTAAAAAGCAAATTATAGTAGTCAAAAAAGAAGTTAAAGTTCAAGCTGAAGATAAATTCGCAAGTCTTAGCCCAACAACTGCTCCAAGTTATGAATTTAGCATAGATTTTAAACACCCAGCTATTCAAAAACAAAACTATACCTACATAGCAAATAAACAAAATTTCATAAACGAAATTGCAAGCGCTAGAACTTTTGGATTTTTAAAAGATGTAGAGTATTTAAAATCAATCGGTTTAGCTTTAGGTGGTAGTTTAGAAAACGCTATCGTTTTAGATGATAATGGTATATTAAATCCTGAAGGCTTAAGATTTAGTAATGAATTTGTTCGCCATAAAATACTTGATGCTATTGGGGATTTATATATGCTAGGTAAGGCAACTTTTGCAAACTATAAAGCTCACGCAAGTAGCCATGATTTAAACCATAAGCTAACTTTAGAATTATTAAATAATCCTAATGCTTATGAAATTGTTACATTAGATAGCGACACAAATAAAGATTTATTAAAGGCATTCACATTAAACTTTTAA
- a CDS encoding tRNA threonylcarbamoyladenosine biosynthesis protein TsaB — translation MAGLIGIYDKNNSLIKEIKLENKTSESLPTLMQELLNTYSFSELAYANGPGSYMALKIVYVFLSTIALVKNIPLKAVSGFTFSKNNLIKANNNLFFTQENGKIKLIKNDNYKDEFFIPQEYKFDFCESNLPNYFLPAI, via the coding sequence ATGGCAGGACTTATCGGAATATATGATAAAAATAATTCTTTGATTAAAGAAATAAAATTAGAGAATAAAACAAGCGAGTCCTTGCCTACTCTTATGCAAGAATTATTAAATACTTATAGTTTTAGTGAATTAGCTTATGCTAATGGACCTGGCTCATATATGGCTTTAAAAATAGTTTATGTTTTTTTAAGCACAATTGCACTTGTTAAAAACATTCCTTTAAAGGCTGTTAGTGGATTTACTTTTAGTAAAAACAATCTAATTAAAGCTAATAATAATTTATTCTTTACACAAGAAAATGGCAAAATAAAATTAATCAAAAATGATAATTATAAAGATGAGTTTTTTATACCACAAGAGTATAAATTTGATTTTTGTGAAAGTAATTTGCCTAATTATTTTCTACCTGCTATTTAG
- the thrB gene encoding homoserine kinase: MILKTPATSANLGAGFDCLGLALDFYNKTLIKRSNIFKVSIKGEGEDNPYLKKHNLFINIFNETYQKLTGKKDTFSFSFINNIPLSRGLGSSSSVIIGAITSAYYLAGLSINKDNILNNALVYENHPDNISPAALGGFVCSLVEDNVVKYIKTDILDDVKAVVCIPNKPISTNVSRSALPKHLSLADTSFNISRSSLTTAAFMSKNYEMLKYSSYDKLHENRRMKAIPELFKIREIARKNGALMSNLSGSGSTFFNLCYKDDASKLKNILENEFSSMKILELNFNNTGVIYE, encoded by the coding sequence ATTATTTTAAAAACACCAGCAACAAGTGCTAATTTAGGTGCTGGATTTGATTGTTTAGGTTTAGCTTTAGATTTTTATAATAAAACTTTAATTAAAAGAAGTAATATCTTTAAAGTTTCTATAAAAGGCGAAGGAGAAGATAATCCTTATCTTAAAAAACACAATCTATTTATAAATATTTTTAATGAAACTTATCAAAAACTAACAGGCAAAAAAGATACTTTTAGTTTTTCATTCATAAACAATATTCCTTTAAGTCGTGGTTTAGGAAGTTCTAGCTCGGTAATAATTGGAGCAATTACGAGTGCATACTATCTAGCAGGACTTAGCATAAATAAAGATAATATATTAAATAATGCTTTAGTGTATGAAAATCATCCTGATAATATTAGTCCTGCTGCTTTGGGTGGATTTGTGTGTTCTTTGGTTGAAGATAATGTCGTTAAATACATTAAAACCGATATTTTAGATGATGTAAAAGCAGTTGTTTGTATTCCAAATAAACCAATTTCTACGAATGTTAGTAGAAGTGCATTGCCTAAGCATTTAAGCCTTGCAGATACTAGCTTTAATATAAGCAGAAGCTCGCTAACTACAGCAGCATTTATGAGTAAAAATTATGAAATGCTAAAATACTCAAGCTATGATAAATTACATGAAAATCGCAGAATGAAAGCAATTCCTGAGCTTTTTAAAATCCGTGAAATTGCTCGTAAAAATGGAGCTTTGATGAGTAATTTAAGTGGTTCGGGTTCTACATTTTTTAATCTTTGCTATAAAGATGATGCTAGTAAATTAAAAAATATATTAGAAAATGAATTTTCTTCTATGAAAATCTTAGAACTAAACTTTAATAATACAGGCGTAATTTATGAATAA
- a CDS encoding HAD-IC family P-type ATPase, which produces MKNIKLFINGMHCVNCANSIKQAALKQGALTANVDFINKFGEFSVDDDFDSEKLIFAIKKLGFEVSLDKIKAKNTYEGTRLVFLAIFSVLTFIDFSFFTSCLIASFAILLSYDFYKRVIFHKSYGMDLLVVLGISINYFYSFFSIHHHFFFESTFVCFVIRLGKFIENKAKAKANSLIAPNEIPNITLASSKILKANEISINDELIIKNGEEILVDGICLNDALINESVISGESVSLIKKAGDFIYAGSINDGEVLRMRASCEYYESSLEKLKDEAMKASNKELKAFKMVDKISRYFVLIICIIASITGIAWYFIDSSKVFFYVSSVLLISCPCALGLAIPMVIAICINLCFKEKIILKNPELISSIKDIECFIFDKTGTLTNDIQAIKHDLSYDDFRLIASIENLQNHPIAKSITNNFNDFLALNGKSYLQDNVLHYEDESVKVRIEPLENDLMCYKNDGFIGKITLENELNKNAKELIEFLKSLGKRIIIISGDSKNKVVDLAKKLNIDEYYYRVSPVQKAEIISQLGVSSVFVGDGANDIKALRKANFGISFSKANAIAKNKADALLLENDLIKIKKLFEIFDKSYSKIKQNLFISFFYNFFGIALACGIFSEINLHLNPALCAMLMSISSLIVVFNSLLLFKELKS; this is translated from the coding sequence TTGAAAAATATAAAACTTTTTATAAACGGAATGCATTGCGTAAATTGTGCGAATTCTATAAAACAAGCTGCTTTAAAACAAGGCGCTTTGACAGCGAATGTTGATTTCATAAATAAATTTGGCGAATTTAGTGTAGATGATGATTTTGATAGCGAGAAATTAATTTTTGCTATCAAAAAATTAGGCTTTGAAGTTAGCCTTGATAAAATCAAAGCCAAAAACACCTATGAAGGCACTAGATTAGTATTTTTAGCTATTTTTAGCGTTTTAACTTTTATTGATTTTAGCTTTTTTACCTCTTGCTTGATTGCAAGTTTTGCCATATTACTTTCTTATGATTTTTATAAAAGAGTGATATTTCATAAAAGTTATGGAATGGATTTATTAGTAGTGCTTGGAATTAGCATAAATTATTTTTATTCATTTTTTAGCATTCATCATCATTTCTTTTTTGAGAGCACTTTTGTTTGCTTTGTGATTAGACTTGGCAAATTTATTGAAAACAAGGCAAAAGCAAAAGCCAATTCATTAATTGCTCCAAACGAAATTCCAAACATTACTTTAGCAAGTAGCAAGATTTTAAAAGCTAATGAAATAAGCATAAATGATGAATTAATTATAAAAAATGGCGAAGAAATATTAGTAGATGGGATTTGCTTAAACGATGCTTTAATAAATGAAAGCGTTATAAGTGGAGAAAGTGTAAGCCTAATTAAAAAAGCAGGAGATTTCATATACGCTGGAAGCATTAATGATGGCGAAGTTTTAAGGATGAGAGCAAGTTGTGAGTATTATGAAAGCTCACTTGAAAAATTAAAAGATGAAGCAATGAAAGCTAGTAATAAAGAGCTAAAAGCCTTTAAAATGGTTGATAAAATTAGCAGATATTTTGTATTAATTATCTGTATAATTGCTAGTATTACAGGAATTGCATGGTATTTTATAGATTCATCAAAGGTGTTTTTTTATGTTAGTAGTGTGCTGTTAATTTCATGCCCATGTGCTTTAGGACTTGCAATTCCTATGGTAATAGCAATTTGTATTAATTTATGCTTTAAAGAAAAGATAATTTTAAAAAATCCAGAATTAATAAGCTCTATAAAAGACATAGAATGCTTTATATTTGATAAAACAGGCACACTTACAAATGACATTCAAGCAATAAAACATGATTTAAGTTACGATGATTTTAGGCTAATCGCAAGTATTGAAAACTTGCAAAATCATCCGATAGCAAAAAGTATTACAAATAATTTTAATGATTTTTTGGCATTAAATGGCAAAAGTTATTTGCAAGATAATGTACTGCATTATGAAGATGAGAGTGTAAAGGTAAGGATAGAGCCACTTGAAAATGATTTGATGTGTTATAAAAATGATGGCTTTATAGGCAAAATCACTTTAGAAAATGAGCTAAATAAAAACGCAAAAGAATTAATAGAGTTTTTAAAATCACTAGGAAAAAGAATAATAATAATTAGTGGAGATAGTAAAAACAAAGTAGTTGATTTAGCTAAAAAGCTTAATATAGATGAATACTATTATAGAGTAAGTCCTGTGCAAAAAGCTGAGATAATCTCACAATTAGGTGTAAGCTCGGTTTTTGTAGGTGATGGTGCAAATGATATAAAAGCACTTAGAAAGGCTAATTTTGGAATATCATTTAGCAAAGCAAATGCGATTGCTAAAAATAAAGCCGATGCCTTGCTTTTAGAAAATGATTTAATCAAAATCAAAAAACTTTTTGAGATATTTGATAAATCATATTCAAAAATTAAGCAAAATTTATTCATATCGTTTTTTTATAATTTTTTTGGGATTGCTCTAGCTTGTGGGATTTTTAGCGAGATTAATCTGCATTTAAATCCAGCTCTATGTGCCATGCTTATGAGTATTTCATCGCTTATTGTTGTGTTTAATTCTTTGCTTTTATTTAAAGAATTAAAATCTTAA
- a CDS encoding MBL fold metallo-hydrolase produces the protein MNTKVQLIRSACVKITINNTCFLIDPMLAPKGSYEGFANTYNSHLKNPLVDLPFSLEEVLSNVNAVIITHNHLDHIDEFACLKMNKNLKMIVQNQQDYEFIKQYGFSDIEILNDNLEFQGVKLRKTKAKHGSEEIYKNDELARLLGDTMGIVFSAKDCKSVYLIGDSVLTDDVINTLNQNHDIVIANAGNAKVLGFDDSIIMNENDIKNIAKISTSKIIAVHLEAINHCVLTRNDLRDFVNKNNLNNRVLIPEDGETYIF, from the coding sequence ATGAATACAAAAGTTCAATTAATTAGAAGTGCATGTGTGAAAATTACAATCAATAATACCTGTTTTTTAATAGACCCTATGTTAGCACCAAAGGGCTCTTATGAAGGATTTGCAAATACTTATAATTCGCATTTGAAAAATCCTTTAGTGGATTTGCCTTTTAGTCTTGAAGAAGTTTTAAGTAATGTTAATGCTGTAATAATTACTCATAATCATTTAGATCATATTGATGAATTTGCATGTTTGAAAATGAATAAAAATCTAAAAATGATAGTTCAAAACCAACAAGATTATGAGTTTATAAAACAATATGGCTTTAGTGATATTGAGATTTTAAATGATAATTTAGAGTTTCAAGGAGTAAAATTAAGAAAAACAAAAGCAAAGCACGGAAGTGAAGAAATATATAAAAATGATGAATTAGCAAGACTTTTAGGCGATACTATGGGAATTGTTTTTAGTGCAAAAGATTGTAAAAGTGTGTATTTGATAGGAGATAGTGTTTTAACAGATGATGTTATAAATACTTTAAACCAAAATCATGATATTGTCATAGCAAATGCAGGAAATGCTAAGGTTTTAGGATTTGATGATAGTATTATTATGAATGAAAACGATATTAAAAATATTGCAAAAATATCAACAAGCAAAATAATAGCCGTTCATTTAGAAGCAATAAATCATTGTGTTTTAACTAGAAATGATTTAAGAGATTTTGTAAATAAAAATAATTTAAACAATAGAGTTTTAATTCCAGAAGATGGAGAAACTTATATTTTTTAG
- a CDS encoding helix-turn-helix domain-containing protein, whose amino-acid sequence MKTITCPLQVAAKTISGKWKSIIIFQLSLGNASLSKLQKEIIGISQKMLLQHLKELKEDGLIDKINYDGYPLKVEYFLTNRGKEMLKAIMIFQQIGTQIMQENNTYHLLSEEALQYLQKSK is encoded by the coding sequence ATGAAAACAATCACTTGTCCTTTGCAAGTCGCAGCAAAAACTATAAGTGGAAAGTGGAAAAGCATAATTATTTTTCAATTAAGTTTAGGTAATGCATCTTTGTCAAAATTACAAAAAGAAATAATTGGAATTAGCCAAAAAATGCTCCTTCAACACCTAAAAGAACTAAAAGAAGATGGCTTAATAGATAAAATAAATTATGATGGTTATCCCTTAAAGGTAGAATATTTTCTTACTAATAGAGGAAAAGAAATGTTAAAAGCTATTATGATTTTTCAGCAAATTGGCACTCAAATAATGCAAGAAAATAATACCTATCATTTATTAAGCGAAGAAGCTTTGCAATACTTACAAAAAAGTAAGTAA
- a CDS encoding cation diffusion facilitator family transporter, whose product MNTLIHEPIKKHCEHSHDHSHEHSHNHSHNIDFSKNKKALLLSFIVTFVIMIVEVIYGYLTNSLALISDALHMITHAFALIISYFAIILAKKKDDFKTYGYYRAEIIAAFINAILIAIFTLFIIYEAIEKLLNPSEIDISTMLIVASFGTLANIISALLLMKADTDNLNIKSSIIHMLSDLLSSVAIIVGGIIIYYTNFYFIDTILALMIALVIAKWSFNLFKQSLDILLEGSFIEINKIKEFILSKHSSIKDIHDIHIHSISQDYHILTAHMMIDDLNNFQDIIKVLSHSLKHEFNIHHITIQPILNS is encoded by the coding sequence ATGAATACTTTAATTCACGAGCCTATCAAAAAGCATTGCGAACATTCACACGATCATTCACACGAACACTCGCATAATCACTCTCATAATATAGATTTTTCAAAAAATAAAAAAGCTTTATTACTTAGTTTTATAGTAACTTTTGTAATTATGATAGTTGAAGTAATTTATGGATATTTAACTAATTCTTTAGCCTTAATCAGCGATGCGTTGCATATGATAACACACGCATTTGCATTAATAATTAGCTATTTTGCAATAATTTTAGCTAAGAAAAAAGATGATTTTAAAACTTACGGATATTATAGAGCTGAGATAATTGCTGCTTTTATTAATGCTATCTTAATAGCCATTTTTACACTTTTTATAATTTATGAAGCAATAGAAAAACTATTAAATCCAAGCGAAATTGATATTTCTACAATGCTTATCGTAGCTAGTTTTGGAACATTAGCAAATATTATTAGTGCTTTATTATTAATGAAAGCAGATACAGATAATTTAAATATTAAATCAAGCATAATTCATATGCTAAGCGATTTGCTTAGCTCGGTTGCAATTATTGTAGGCGGAATTATCATTTATTATACTAATTTTTATTTTATTGATACAATTTTGGCTTTAATGATTGCTTTAGTTATTGCTAAATGGTCTTTTAATCTTTTTAAGCAAAGTTTGGATATTTTACTTGAAGGCTCTTTTATTGAAATAAATAAAATAAAAGAATTTATCTTAAGCAAACACTCTAGCATAAAAGATATTCATGATATTCATATTCACTCAATCTCGCAAGATTATCACATACTAACAGCTCATATGATGATTGATGATTTAAATAATTTTCAAGATATTATAAAAGTTCTTTCTCATTCACTAAAACATGAGTTTAATATCCATCACATTACAATTCAACCTATTTTAAATTCTTAG
- a CDS encoding PrpF domain-containing protein: protein MRKFKCSIYRGGTSKAVCFYEKDMPAREKWSEFLPDVMGTATKQIDGLGGAASVTSKVAIVDIKNDELTYTFAQVSIDKEVVDFNSNCGNISSCVGAFAYDLGLIDLNNPKMYEKIIIKDECDLENNIICVRILNTNTNKYLKARFKLSDDLKSFNPDGDTKIAGVPNSASEIKLGFINPEGSMNKGLLPTKEAKQVINSSFGNIEISIVDAGAALVFMKAKDLLSGDLYGEIPQNELDKIEEVRSIASELIGLAKKEEATVKNPSVPKACLVDFVQDYEATNGAKISKDSVNVCVRMMSMQRPHPSIAVTGTVCISMAAKTKGTLINEHLSNFSNELVIAHPSGTITGFIDDESVSVIRTARCLMQGFVFTRKDY from the coding sequence ATGAGAAAGTTTAAATGTAGTATTTATAGAGGTGGGACATCTAAGGCTGTTTGTTTTTATGAAAAAGATATGCCAGCAAGAGAAAAATGGAGCGAGTTTTTACCTGATGTAATGGGAACTGCTACAAAGCAAATTGATGGGCTTGGTGGTGCTGCTTCGGTAACTTCAAAGGTGGCTATTGTTGATATTAAAAACGATGAATTAACCTATACTTTTGCTCAAGTTAGTATTGATAAAGAAGTGGTTGATTTTAATAGCAATTGTGGAAATATTAGTTCTTGTGTTGGTGCTTTTGCTTATGATTTGGGTTTAATTGATTTAAATAATCCTAAAATGTATGAAAAAATCATTATTAAAGATGAATGCGATTTAGAAAATAATATTATTTGCGTTAGGATACTAAATACTAATACAAATAAGTATTTAAAAGCTAGATTTAAGCTAAGCGATGATTTAAAGAGCTTTAATCCAGACGGCGATACAAAAATAGCAGGAGTTCCTAATAGTGCTAGTGAGATTAAATTAGGCTTTATTAATCCTGAAGGCTCTATGAATAAAGGCTTATTGCCAACTAAAGAAGCTAAGCAAGTAATAAATTCAAGTTTTGGCAATATTGAGATTAGCATAGTTGATGCAGGTGCTGCTCTTGTATTTATGAAGGCTAAAGATTTATTAAGTGGCGATTTATACGGAGAAATTCCACAAAATGAGCTTGATAAAATTGAAGAAGTAAGAAGTATAGCAAGTGAGCTAATAGGCTTAGCGAAAAAAGAAGAAGCAACAGTGAAAAACCCTTCAGTTCCTAAAGCTTGCTTAGTAGATTTCGTGCAAGATTATGAAGCTACAAATGGTGCTAAGATTAGTAAAGATAGTGTTAATGTATGCGTTAGAATGATGAGTATGCAACGCCCACACCCATCAATTGCAGTTACAGGAACGGTGTGTATTTCAATGGCTGCAAAGACAAAAGGAACATTAATTAACGAGCATTTAAGTAATTTTTCTAATGAATTAGTAATAGCTCATCCAAGTGGCACAATTACAGGCTTTATTGATGATGAAAGCGTAAGCGTGATTAGAACTGCAAGATGCTTAATGCAAGGTTTTGTATTTACTAGAAAAGATTATTAA
- a CDS encoding PrpF domain-containing protein produces MKLKCSVYRGGTSRGLMFNEADLPKDKQLWANIFKGAIDCVNQNAVDGLGGSISSTNKVCVIKQTNNKNYDIEWEFYQVGVMKDSVDNKGTCGNLIAAVAAYAINEKLFSFDSRASNVCIRIFNTNIKKIIEVRTKLKNGEFAEIGDEIMQGVSSTCSLANVFIKDAGGEQTGEKYPLGKISDFNGIRATLLDLINPFLYVNGLDFDLDFSKNYDEFSKDLSLERLNNLRDFYTIKLGFAEDESKLSENQAIPKIAAIFKSDNKEEFDIGIRVLSLRNLHKSSPASGLYNLAVAALEGGTLANELSGLKMIENGIQDVRIKHFLGVVSVSVEIKNGKIIGVGLKRSARRIMDGFIYIKEI; encoded by the coding sequence ATGAAACTTAAATGCAGTGTTTATAGGGGTGGCACTAGCAGAGGGCTTATGTTTAATGAAGCCGATTTACCTAAAGATAAGCAATTATGGGCAAATATCTTTAAAGGTGCAATAGATTGTGTAAATCAAAACGCAGTTGATGGATTAGGTGGTTCGATATCATCTACTAATAAAGTTTGTGTAATTAAACAAACTAATAATAAAAATTATGATATTGAATGGGAATTTTATCAAGTCGGCGTGATGAAGGATAGTGTTGATAACAAAGGCACTTGCGGTAATTTAATTGCAGCTGTTGCAGCATATGCAATTAATGAAAAATTATTTAGTTTTGATAGTAGGGCTAGTAATGTTTGTATTAGGATTTTTAATACAAATATTAAAAAAATCATTGAAGTTCGCACGAAGCTAAAAAATGGCGAGTTTGCTGAAATAGGTGATGAAATAATGCAAGGAGTAAGCAGCACTTGCTCGCTTGCTAATGTGTTTATAAAAGATGCAGGTGGTGAGCAAACAGGAGAAAAATATCCACTAGGTAAAATTAGTGATTTTAATGGTATTAGAGCGACATTACTTGATTTAATAAATCCATTTTTATATGTAAATGGACTTGATTTTGATTTGGATTTTTCTAAAAATTATGATGAATTTAGTAAGGATTTAAGTTTAGAAAGATTAAATAATTTAAGAGATTTTTACACTATAAAATTAGGCTTTGCAGAAGATGAAAGCAAGTTAAGTGAAAATCAAGCAATTCCAAAAATAGCTGCTATTTTTAAAAGCGATAACAAAGAAGAATTTGATATAGGAATTAGGGTTTTAAGCCTTAGAAATCTTCACAAAAGCTCACCTGCTAGTGGGCTTTATAATTTAGCTGTTGCAGCACTTGAAGGTGGAACTTTAGCAAATGAGTTAAGCGGATTAAAAATGATAGAAAATGGCATTCAAGACGTAAGAATTAAACACTTTTTAGGTGTTGTAAGTGTTAGTGTTGAAATAAAAAATGGTAAAATAATAGGCGTTGGACTTAAAAGAAGTGCAAGAAGAATAATGGACGGATTTATTTATATAAAGGAGATTTAA